CCTGAAAATACACTATATCTTATAGCCTCGTGTATGATCTGAGGATATTCAGTTTCCTTCGGCATATACTTATCAAGTTTGCTGTCTATGATCTTCTTTTTTGCAGATAGATAAGTTTCCAGGTTTAAGTTCATTTTTCCTTCTCGTTCAGTTCAAATGGTTCTTTATATGCAATGCCATTGACGTCTTTCTTAAGTATTTCCACCTTTTTTTCAACTTCTCTCAATTTAACCGAGCAAAACTTCGCTAGCTTTACTCCTTCTTCAAAGAGTTCCAGAGATTTATCTAAAGAAACACTGCCCTCTTCCATCTCCTTTACTATGTTTTCCAGCTTGTCTAGAGCCTGCTCAAATTTTAATTCTTTCATAACCTAATTCCCTTTCCATATCTATTAATTTTTTTATATCATCCGCTAAAGGCGCTATGAACTCTACATCCTTATTTGAAGCCGGATGAGAAAAACTAATTCTGTAAGCATGCAACGCCTGACGATCAATCAGACTATCCAGCTTAGATACTAACCCTTTACTTTCTCCGTATATTTTGTCGCCTACAATTGGATAACCAAGATAGGCCATATGAACCCGAATCTGATGTGTCCTTCCTGTTGTTGGATAAGCGTTAATAAGTGTATTCTGATGGTAACGTTCAATCACTTTGAATTTAGTTAATGCTCTTTTTCCGCCAATATAAGCAATTGCCATTTTTGTTCTATGCGATACACATCGGCCAA
This genomic stretch from bacterium harbors:
- the xseB gene encoding exodeoxyribonuclease VII small subunit, producing MKELKFEQALDKLENIVKEMEEGSVSLDKSLELFEEGVKLAKFCSVKLREVEKKVEILKKDVNGIAYKEPFELNEKEK